The window TTTCATTCTGTTTTCTGTTCTTTTCAAATGTTATACTCCctgtattaaattttttattaccatttgaatttaattagaatatctTTGGATCGAGAATACCTGATAaaacaaagataaaaacaaataaatcaaagttTGATACCGACAATTTTCATCCTCTATTCTCACTTCAGTCATACGGTTGAAACAGCCatgaattcaattattttggaattgaagttcattgtatttttctttgtcGAATATGCACGTGTTGTCCATTCGTCTTCAAAGAAACAAAGAGGCAGTTCATGTATCACAGctcaattttaatgaaaagtACGTAGTAAAATTTAAGCTTTACATAAATGTGAAAGTGAAATGAAACCAAACTCATTGGCTAAACTTTTATTCCCATATCCCAcatctatctatatatagaaagtaggagtattaaatttgacACCATAGACACTGTGTAATACACACGCGGATCACAACAAACTtagaaacataaataaaaattaaaaagaagcaGGTAGTCTACTTAAATGCGGGAGCAGCTCTTGTTATGAACCAAAAGAGAAGAAGTAAACCTAAGCTGCGAAGCCGCCACATCAAATTCCAAGTAATTCTCCTCCAACTGATGCGCTCCGATCACCACCGACGTCGTCGGCCTCGACCCCGCATCCACGAACGCTAGGCACATCGTCTTCCGATCAACCTCCACCATCGCATTCGCCCCCGAAATCCTCCAATAAACATCCTTCCCCGGCAGAACCAGATCGATCGCCGGCACCTCCGGCCCCGCACCCGTCCTCTTCACCGTCTCCGCGCTGTAGCACGCCCTGAACGGCCCCACCGCCGCCACGCTCCTCATCTTCATATCCGACGCCGCCTTATCAAACGCCCGCGCCACCGGCTTGTAGATCGACGTGTGCATTGCGGTGTAGTTTTGCAAGCTGCTGATCTTCGTCCCGCCCACGCGATCCCCATTGATATCGAAATACGACTCCTTCACCTCCACCGCCTCCCCCGCGACCCTGATCGACCTCACGTCGATGAAATACTCCTGCGAGAGGTCGTTGTCAGAGAAAAACGGCTGATTGCTCACCGGTTTATTCACGATCAACGGCGTCGTTTTGATTAAACCGGAGATGTCGGATTTCGTCGGCGCTCCGCCTCCGACGGTCAGTTTCCCGATCCCGGACGACGGCGGGCAGATCGAGAAGCGGTCGGGGAGTTTCATCTTCTCGGCGACCACTTTATGGAAGGCGATGTCGAAGCGGCCGAGGCCGACCATGCCGGAGGCGGGGGCGGCGAGGCCTTCTACGAAGTCGTTGGGGACACaggagaagatgaagtcgGGGAGCACGACGTG is drawn from Salvia hispanica cultivar TCC Black 2014 chromosome 6, UniMelb_Shisp_WGS_1.0, whole genome shotgun sequence and contains these coding sequences:
- the LOC125196549 gene encoding probable aspartic proteinase GIP2, with product MDSFSFSYSILLVLVLIGTSHAQTGLVLPLRRDAKTSQFYTTLQMGSNPTTINAVIHLSGQHLWITCDNYTSTTYAPIPCDSAKCEAAKGIGCSGCNGPARPGCSNNTCGTASSNPFLFYITSYGLYEDTLSSKDHVVLPDFIFSCVPNDFVEGLAAPASGMVGLGRFDIAFHKVVAEKMKLPDRFSICPPSSGIGKLTVGGGAPTKSDISGLIKTTPLIVNKPVSNQPFFSDNDLSQEYFIDVRSIRVAGEAVEVKESYFDINGDRVGGTKISSLQNYTAMHTSIYKPVARAFDKAASDMKMRSVAAVGPFRACYSAETVKRTGAGPEVPAIDLVLPGKDVYWRISGANAMVEVDRKTMCLAFVDAGSRPTTSVVIGAHQLEENYLEFDVAASQLRFTSSLLVHNKSCSRI